The segment ACTTCATGCATCTACTACGATTATTCAATACCAAAATGAAATCGAAGTTGGAACTCAGTTAAGTTAATGACGTGTTTTTTCGCAGGAGGAGTATGTGATTGGAGATGAAATAGGAAGGTTGGCATGTGATCATGGGTATCATATGGAGTGTGTAAAACATTGGTTGAGTCTCAAGAATTGGTGTCCTATATGCAAAGCTTCAGCAGCTCCATCTTAGCTTCAACTCTTTCCCTAATGTACAAATTCATCAAGTTGAATGGTGGGGTGTGGGGTGTTTCTGttcatttttattgaattctttgcttttgtgtatatatacagTTCTTGTCACATCAAAACCAATAAACCCAAGCCAATACAGGCTGTGTGGTGATAGCTAATGAACATTGATATTTATCTCCTTCAAAAATCCTTATAAAAGTGTTTTGGACTTTACTTACTGATGTTGTCATCTCTACCACTGACTTCTGGACTTCGTTATGCTACTCTATTCACATTTTAGTACCTACATTGAAGTCCGACTATATTTGAATTCGATTTCTGTATGCAGAAGGGGTGAATTAGAGAGCTCTGGTTAATGATGAAGTAAATCGGAGTTGTTGGAAGGAGGTAGGttccctcttaacatcatttgaAATGGAGGTTGATGGAGTATCAATTTTCATAAATCTAATTTATGCAATCCAACCAAAAGTCTACCAAAAAATAGACTTTCTTCTAATGGTTACTTTTGTttgcttctatttttcttttttttttcctccatTAAGTGGTTTGTTTGTGGTTCTCTTTCAATTAAATATAGTAAAAAACTTTATTGATggaagtgttttttttttacacaaCTTTCACTAGTAATTGAGAACCACAACACTAATGAGAATCAATACCCTTCTATTCCACTTTATGggtcattaaaataaaaagatattattaatccatttaaaaatgaatattacctttttatttgaagataaatctaaattttattttatttatgaaccAAACATAATCCTCAAATTAATTCCCCCCAGTGTCCCACTTTATTTAACTCACTCTCCTATTTAGTCCGTTCTTAAAAAAAACTGATACATTTCTATATTaagtaacaatttaattttaaaatataaattttatccttaatgaaatgatttacagCTGCACAAACAtttatcacttttttctttatcatgaattcaaaattttctctttcttaaaCTGTGTATCGAAATTAAACTAACTCATATAAAACGAAATGAAGCGAGTGTTAAATTAGTTATCCTTGAGCTCcaagtatttttcaaatttgcTTACGTCTGTGCTTGTGACAGCATTTggtcaaaatatatttctttgacTTGGCCGCCAAACAAGCCCTTAATCTGCTgcctttatatatatagaaacatatagacccaattttgaatcaaaaaaagaaagaaaaaaaaagaaaaatgaagagtttaaTTTGCAATTGTTGTAATAAGGAATTTTTTGacgaaaatgaacaaaaaattcatTACAAATCAGAATGGCACACTTATAATCTTAAACGCAAGGTAAACTGCTAActttaccttctttttttttccttttttggaaagtaaaatgattttttttttgcgtaaacattagtatttttattttttttatcttccaCATACTCCACTCGTGAAATTACGCGATTGTTGTTCATTTAGAATGATTTTTGGACTCCACTCATGAAATAAATTATGTGATTGTTATTCTTTTAGAATGATTTTTAGACTATTATGTGTGGCACATGTTTAACTCTGCATGATTGCTATATAGATAAGAATTTGctccgttttaatttattttatttacttgcCTTTTTAGTCcgcttttcaaaaaaaaaaaatatttcttcctttttgaaacaattttttaatttcatctttTCACCTAGCATATTTGAAaccacaaaattcaaaagttattaGTTTCTTAAACTTCGTAACGAGTCAAAACATCTTATTCAGTTGGTTAAAATTCATTACTGCGAAACTAGATCTTGtgaaatcaaaatatttgaggatTCATTTGTTCCTCAAACTTCACGTCAAATCAGATGAAACAAATTGAAAGAGCAGTAATTTGTGTGTTTGTGGAATAGATTAGAGTTTCATTGTTGTGTTTCTTTGGTGTTTATTTCAGGTTGCTGGAGTTCCTGGATTGACAGAAGCACTCTTTAAAGCCAGACAGTCTGCACTTTTAGAAACTCCATTGCTATATAGCTGTGAACATTGTGGCAAAGAATTTACATCCTCTAAAGCTCATACTCAACATCTCAAATCTAAGACTCACTTAGCACGAGCTTCGCAAGAGATAGCTCATCATCACGAGTGGGAGGAGGTTGACCAAGAGGAAGAGATCGCGTGTGAAGACAATGATTCATTGAAGAAACTAAAGATGAACAGGAGTAGTACTAGTAGTGGTGTTAAGGATGAGGAGTTTGATCCGCGTTGCTGTTTCATGTGTGATATGAAACACGATACAGTAGAAAACTGCACGATCCATATGCACAAGAAGCACGGGTTCTTCATACCTGATATCGAGTATTTGAAGGATCCTAAAGGCTTCATCACTTACCTTGGTCTCAAGGTAATACTGTAGGTTTCGATTTTTCTTGTATGATCTTGATCAAGTCCATTTAAATAACAGAGTAAGCTTTACGTCCTCAGGTTAGAAGGGATTATATGTGTCTGTATTGCAACGATAGATGTCGTCCTTTTAGTAGTTTGGAAGCAGTTCGGAAGCATATGGATGCAAAAAACCATTGCAAGGTACACTATGGTGATGGCGGTGATGATGAAGAGGCGGAATTAGAAGAGTTTTACGACTATAGCAGCAGGTATGGTTTGGTGATCTGATAGCTTCTAATGTACATTTGAGCAGAAGATAGATACAACCTATATTTTTCAAGTGATGTCTAGACTCTCgagagggtagagtgtacacaGACCTTATTTCTATCTCGTACAGATGGTTTACTAAGATCTGTATTCTTTCATCTTCTAGCTATGTGGATGCAACTGGAAAGCAGCTTGTTTCATCTGGGGATTTTAACAACAATGTAGAGCTAGGAAGTGGTGGATCTGAACTCATAATAACAACAAGAACTGATGATCGATTGTCTGTTAAATCAATCGGGTCAAGAGAGTTTTTGAGATACTATCGCCAGAAACCAAAGCCTACGCGTACTGATGATACAGCTATAAGCTCTGCCTAGCTTCAAGGTACGTACCTGACTCGTTAGATGGCACACACAATAGTGACTAATATTTAGTCGTTTGAGCCAACATTCGTTTTCTCATCTCAGGTATCGAAGCACGAGACCAGCAACCATGTAGAGGTAGCACAATAGTATGATGGAAGTGTTGAAGGCCATGAATAGATGTGGTGTGGATGCTATGCACTCTGGGATTGGCAGGAAAAGCAATGTTATTCGAGACCTCCCTAAAAATATACCATATTTCCTATGAGTGctataatatttatgttttcgagaagcataatacataaacatgccTCTTAACTATGTATGAACGTTTGGGATACCACACACCCAACGCcaagaaataaatagaaatttcaaatttataatgaGATAGAGAGAATGGTGAGTCTCCTACATGAACTTAGGAATAGATGCTACACAACATGGTCtttcgaaaaaaaaagaagggaaagatGAATCAAGGATTCTCCTACAATAGCTTAAATTTCTTCTAGAAGTTAAGCTAATATACAACAATTTCAGGTCTACAGACTGCCTGGTCTAAATATCTCATGACTTACCTCTTTGCTCTGGTGGTCTTTCGAACATTTCTCACCGGTCTCTTTCCTTGTTGCTTTACAACTTTCCCGTTCTTTGCCAAGTCACGTACCAAGACTGGTTCCTCCTGCGATAAATCTTCACTAGGAATGGAAGCAGCAGGACTCTCTACTGTTTCATTCATGTCTGGTACATCCACAGCAGATTCGCTAAGAAACACACACTTATCCGTCACTTGGTGAGATTTTGTCGACTTGTCCTGAGTTGACGTTCCTGGTTTTGGCTTCTCACTACCAATGTATGAGTCGCTTTGTCCTCTACTTTGACCTGCAGACAAACTATCGAGGGGGAAAACCAGTATTATTGGGATTCGAGCTCTAGAAAAATTAAAGAGCTTTATCGTTCATTCTTTTACCTAGCTTCTAATGATGTATATCCATTAGAACTTGGGGCTAAATTTGGTCGAGTCACTTCATGTGCGTCAGATGCAGATATATGAAGACCTGAACTTGTAAAAATGGATAAATATAAGAGAAATTAAATTGGCCATAATGGAGAGAAATCAGTAGTTAATCCAACCCTACAGATCACAATGAAAAAAGAGATGGAGAAAACCACATATAACAAAAGTCACTTGCATGTTTTCGGACATAATTAACCAACTATACACGCCGCCATAATCACAAGAAAGAGCAATGGAGGAACAAATGTGAATTGAGACTCATTACTAATCTAGCGCATGATACACAAGCTATTTTAGTATAGGACGCACACGTTTTACAAGAAGATATATTAAATCTAGAACTGTAGTTCACCCCATGTGAGAAGTTCTAAACATCTGTAGTCTCAGCGTATATCATCCACTAGTAACGGTAACCAAATGCTAGCGGAGCCTGTCAATCAAGCAGCTTTGCAAACTTGACGATCAATGCAGGGTTCAAACTAAGAGCTGGATTTGATCGTCAAGTTTACAGAGCGTCACAAAATACCAACTTGTCGAGCCCTAGGGTTCAAAATAGCTCTAAATTAAACCAGATATCAGAATCCATTACCCAACATTGGTCACAAGCTTTCCTGGTTTGCATCTACCTCCCTTACACCCATAAGTCATAACTACATAAGATAAGGATGAATTCAAATTTGTATTCCTCCATGTGCCATCCTGACCATTCTAGGCCTGCCATTGGTTACACCGTTGCAGTCACCATGGTTCTCTCTCACAAATTTTGCTTGCTCCCCCAATCAACAGACTAATATTGCCACTAATCATGGCTGTGATTTAGGGTCCCTGATTTATATACACCATTGGCCTAACATAAGAACTGCTTAGGTGATAAGCAGCCAAGAAACCAACTTCCACCTCCGAAGACACTAAGGAAGCATCAAATGCCTCCGTCTTTAATTACGTCTCTATCAGATCATTCAAAAGATAAACCCACATACCAAGTAAGCCAACTTTCAACTACTATCTGACCACGTAATAGAAGACAACAATTTTGAGTGTCCATATGATCAAATGTGAATAACCTGTCACTCTTCCAACTTCATATATTTGTGTATTGTTAAGTAGTAATAAGTTCACTTCTGAACCCATTACTACCAGTTAGCTTCACAACAGaaaacaaacagaaaaaatCTTAAAGAATGGCGTCAAGTACCATCATTGTGCTCAGAGGGGAAAACTGAACCAGTATGCACGTAAGATTCATGAGCAGCTTGCTCACCAACCCGAACTGCCTGTAAGTTTGAACAGTATGAGGACAGACGTACATTagttatttctcaaaaaaaaaaaaggtacataACTAAACACATCTTATTGTCCATATTGaaatgctattttttttttaaaccaaaTATTCCAGATTAGAGATATTGAAATGCCATCTTTTTTAGTCCAAATGTGCCAAATGATGAATAAAATACTGAAATCCCTTAAACAAATGGTTACCTGATCTTGCAGCTGGATAGAAGAGGCAGCATTTAAAGGCCCATTCTCACTTTCTCCACCTTCTTGTGTTATTTCCACAtctgaaagagaaaaaattagGTTTCTACAGAAAACTAGCAATTTACAGCAGAAGACAAATTAAACCAAGACCGTAATACCACTCTAAGAGGCCAGATTAGAGCACCACACACCTGACCACTTAATAGGTACATCTGACAGTTTAGCAAGTCTCAAAGAACTTGAGTCATTTATCTTCTCCGCGGTACTGGTTCCTGTTAAATCACCAACTGCAGATTTTGGTTCTGCTTTGCGTTCTACCAAACGTAATTGGTAGCCAGTTTCCTTGGAAGGGTGTGCACGTAACATATCTTCTGTTGCTTTTGACCTGACTTTTCGTATTTCCTCATGAATATTCCATGATCCAGATGCATAAGAACTTTTTTTCTGTGATACAGCAGAAAATCATATATCAGAAGACAGTAAATAACAGAAAATTGATAAAGTAAATGGAGTAGTTGCTCATCATTCTTTGACATGACATGCCTAGGTAAGTTTAAGAATACAAAGCTCCTTtaagtaactaaaataatgaaGCGTGATCAAAGGTACAGCTTGAAACATgacaaactatatatatatatatatatatatatatatatatataagaatacaaAGCTCCTTtaagtaactaaaataatgaaGCGTGATCAAAGGTACAGCTTGAAACATgacaaactatatatatatatatatatatatatatatatatatatatatatatactttttgaTAAATGAAACATGACATAATATTTAATTCAGTATTATGAGGAATTGCCAAGAGGAGTAAGCAGAAGGTTCTacatatttagaaaattaaaataacacaTGCACCAAAAATTGAGACTAGTGAAGCAACAACCAAACATGCTAAGATAAGGACTAGTCACTTGGGTAACTGTTCGATATATCGAGTCTCCGTATGAAGTTGTACTAATCAAGTTGAGACTAATAAATCTCGCAAAAACTAAcccttttttattattagaatGATAGCATTTCAAGTTCATAAGTTGCTATAAGATTAGATCTTATGTCAAAGCATCAACCAGCTTGTTTCTTGCACAGTTCTAAGTCAATCAACTGGATGCAACTCAGTAGGTAGATCCCATATCAATGTCCTCTAAACCACGTGCACATATCAAACTACATGGATGAACTCGTGCATGGCTGctttagaatttttttcatagtttaCAACCTTTAGTTTGTAATGGTGTAACCTTGGCAATGCtctttaatatttgattgaTAACAATTTGATCTAATGTATACGACTTCTCATAAGTAGATCCCAAGTCCAAGAGCTTAACTCtttcaaaagttataaatttatcaaacCATTGCAAGGCAATTGGATCCCTTCATAAATATCCAACAACACAATTGTACATATCAAATTCCAAAGATCAACATGTGCATGTTTGCtttgtaatttttgtttgaaactTTTGCAATGTTAGATAGTTCATGtattttggaaaatatatatataatatattatgtaaatataggTATAAATAGGGTTATAAAAACTATAGTAGTAAAAGCATTCTCGATAATGTTTTTCTTGTGCTTTTATTTCTCACAGCAACATTCTTTGGCAAGTATTTTTTGTAGTTTAAGCACACCTGTTAAGCGGAGTCAAGAAGCACATTCATTTGATTGAAACAGTGTGGGCACAATCAAGATTAAGCTTGAGATAGCAAGAAAGACAAGCTGATATGCATCTAGGCAACCTTTAAAGACAAGCTGATACGCATCTAGGCAACCTTTCTTCTCTGTCTTCCCTTTTTGGCCTTTTTTAGCAAGAAAGTCGCCTGGTCTCCAATTTATTCCTTACTTTGCTAAATAAGTTTTTTCTATCTGAACTACCAACTTTTGGCGCTCTGAATCATCAAAGCTTCTAGTGCTAATTGTAGAAGTTGTATAATCTTAGAACACTAAGATTACCACCGTTCGACAAAATAGGAGTGTACATCCTCTCAAAGGGTCGAAATGAAAGTGAACAGGCTGTAATAAAAGCAAAATTAACATTTTCAATACCTTCAAGGAAAGAGAATCACTACTGACAGAATATGGAGCTTCTTCGTCAAAGAGCTTTGCCTTCATTTGTGAGGGGGTTCTAAGTCCACTATTATCAACACTAGGGGACGCCCATGGTGGACGAACCTTCATATATGACTTGGCCATTTCTACAGGTGAGCCAAGAGTATCATCCACCTATAACAGCATCAATAAACATTTTTATATAGCTATATTTCGGTATCACATTGCTGAAAGCAGTAAAATATGTGTCATTGTGCAGAAAACATATTACATGAGAAACACTAGTAGCACCACAAAGCTCCTTATAGAAAAACAAGGATTGGAAGTTCAAGGTAGAATTAATATTATagataaaatacatataaactAGGCAACTGATtaagatgaattaaaaaaaatactctcaTGGTTCAAGTTTCCACAATCAATTCGACAACATCAAAATGACTTTTTTAAGAAACGGTACAATATAAATGAAGGAACTAATGTAATACTGACAAAAGTACTCAACAAATTAATTCCGTATAATAAGGACAATGGGCCCAAAATTGGCCCATAAATTAGATATAGTTAAATAGGAAGGAGGATCTTCTAAACTCGAGGAAAGATTTTGGAGGCAAAATTAAGAAGCAATTGGCTTGAGCAGGGTGACAATAATACAaagtttttccagaaaatgGCAGATGCACATCGAAAATATAATCACATAAACAGCCTGGTTATTAATGGTGGTGCAGTCTCTAATGAGGAGTCAATTAACAATGAGATCCTATCTTAAAGTACgtggaaactcaaggaaaaTAAACTTAGGTGTGTGAAAGAAAGGAGACAGATCTGGTCAAGAACCCAAAAGAAGACATCCAAGCCAATGAagggaaaaatatcaaaagtacCATGCAAAGAACTTCAAATTAATAAAGCTGGGAGATCATTATGTTGTAAATTAATGTAAACCATGTGGATAGAGGATTCTGGTGGTAAGATATCTAATGAAACCGTCGTTTAGAGAACTCCAGAGACAGATAAAACGAGTTACTTACACCAACTACAGAGCTTACACCTCCGATAGTATTATCGGGACGAAGTCCATCTCTCTTTTCCTCTAACCATTTCCTCGCTTCTATAATTGCTTGACTGCTGTGGTCCAACCTCTCTGAATGAAACATAGAAGATTATTCAGCTTTATGCAAACGTTTTCAGGAAGAACACAAGCTATAACCACATGATAGATTCATTAAGTTATTATCATCTTCAATTGTTTATTCAGGTAGTGTCGAGTGCAAACCCAAACTATCTTTCCCTTCAAGTGATGAAGAATCCATAACCCTTGAGTTGATGATCGTTACTAACTGGTCACGCTCCTCCCTGCAAAGTTAATAGTATAACTAGGTTCAGAAAGAAACATCATATTACCGTtgtcctcttttcttttttttttggggttttttttggtatttacAGACAAACATCATATCTTGCTCTTTCAATACACATGCATGTCATCTGGCTGTCAAAGTGTCAAAGCCCTACTTAATTTTTTGTTCAAGATTCATCAAGTCACATCAGTATCCAATCCAAGGACAACTTCaaagaaaactaaaatattgaTGACAAGCATAACAGAGGGAAACTGACAGTCTCTTACTATGAAAAAGATAGGCATGCATACATAAAAGACAAGCAAAACATAGGCATGCATACataaaaagaagcaaaaataaGCTAACTGCACCACTTCACAATTGAAATTGCAAAGGGAAGCCTGAGTTTTCCATGGGAACGCTCCTCAGCTTGAAATACACAGGCACCCAGGATTTCAGGGGAAGTACAAGGAAATAGCTTCGACTATCACCATATCCAAAGTAAAGCCGGGAATCACCAGTATTACATGAGCTCAGCATCTGGTATCTGATATGACGGAGACAGTTAGCTATTGAGTAAGCCTTACCTGCCTTATCGAGTTGGATCGCTTGTCATATGTACTAATATGAATTCTCTCACCTACTAGTATTAAGTGTAGACCTTTTCTTCCAAATTGCTAGCAGCAAAGACCTGTTTCTACTCACtgatctctctctctctctctctctttgtctGTGTAAAGATAAACTTTAGAATTTGGACATAGATAGAAGAAGGCAGAAT is part of the Solanum pennellii chromosome 8, SPENNV200 genome and harbors:
- the LOC107028750 gene encoding cytoplasmic 60S subunit biogenesis factor REI1 homolog 1, translated to MKSLICNCCNKEFFDENEQKIHYKSEWHTYNLKRKVAGVPGLTEALFKARQSALLETPLLYSCEHCGKEFTSSKAHTQHLKSKTHLARASQEIAHHHEWEEVDQEEEIACEDNDSLKKLKMNRSSTSSGVKDEEFDPRCCFMCDMKHDTVENCTIHMHKKHGFFIPDIEYLKDPKGFITYLGLKVRRDYMCLYCNDRCRPFSSLEAVRKHMDAKNHCKVHYGDGGDDEEAELEEFYDYSSSYVDATGKQLVSSGDFNNNVELGSGGSELIITTRTDDRLSVKSIGSREFLRYYRQKPKPTRTDDTAISSA
- the LOC107028749 gene encoding protein KAKU4, with product MDSRSGGKIVTNKRKRYAVGPYDRPQQPPPPPAAAVEEEERFLKSPNWLTGHVFPATRTILSGAAKILTSVFNSDSSSSSSSGSDSMFEDDDREENDICSEVDELKKHPQLRGERSQTKHLIEQLLMQETFSREERDQLVTIINSRVMDSSSLEGKDSLERLDHSSQAIIEARKWLEEKRDGLRPDNTIGGVSSVVGVDDTLGSPVEMAKSYMKVRPPWASPSVDNSGLRTPSQMKAKLFDEEAPYSVSSDSLSLKKKSSYASGSWNIHEEIRKVRSKATEDMLRAHPSKETGYQLRLVERKAEPKSAVGDLTGTSTAEKINDSSSLRLAKLSDVPIKWSDVEITQEGGESENGPLNAASSIQLQDQAVRVGEQAAHESYVHTGSVFPSEHNDGLHISASDAHEVTRPNLAPSSNGYTSLEASLSAGQSRGQSDSYIGSEKPKPGTSTQDKSTKSHQVTDKCVFLSESAVDVPDMNETVESPAASIPSEDLSQEEPVLVRDLAKNGKVVKQQGKRPVRNVRKTTRAKR